From Blastochloris viridis, one genomic window encodes:
- the carB gene encoding carbamoyl-phosphate synthase large subunit: protein MPKRTDISTILIIGAGPIVIGQACEFDYSGTQAVKALKEEGYRVVLVNSNPATIMTDPDLADATYIEPITPEIVAKIIEKERYAVPGGFALLPTMGGQTALNCALSLEKMGILDKYDVEMIGAKAHAIDKAEDRQLFREAMNKIGLETPRSRLANASDLKKADRAAYKAEVARITAQPIAEADKAEQLKAFEKTWLKGEIDRRKRYQDKALIEALEALDYVGLPAIIRPSFTLGGTGGGIAYNKAEFLEIIERGLDASPTNEVLIEESVLGWKEFEMEVVRDTADNCIIICSIENVDPMGVHTGDSITIAPALTLTDKEYQIMRDASIAVLREIGVETGGSNVQFAVNPNDGRLVIIEMNPRVSRSSALASKATGFPIAKVAAKLAVGYTLDEIANDITGGATPASFEPTIDYIVTKIPRFAFEKFPGADSNLTTSMKSVGEVMAIGRSFEESLQKALRSLESGLTGLDEIEIEGLGQGDDKNAVRAALGTPTPSRLLQVAQAMRLGWSDEQIFDSCKIDPWFLERIRAIVDMEAQIRRKGLPATATSMRRLKSMGFSDARLAKLTGKGETDVRAARHALGVRPVYKRIDTCAAEFASPTAYMYSTYEPPFAGVPADEAQPSDRTKVAILGGGPNRIGQGIEFDYCCCHASFALRDAGYETIMINCNPETVSTDYDTSDRLYFEPLTTEDVTEILAREQTNGRLHGAIVQFGGQTPLKLAESLEQANIPILGTSPDAIDLAEDRDRFKHLLDELGLKQPQNAIAVSPEDARAKAAGMGYPIVIRPSYVLGGRAMEIVFDPAHLGRYLERLTRDLARPGELVVSDKRPLLLDRYLADAIEVDVDCLCDGTDTFVAGVMEHIEEAGIHSGDSACSLPPHSLSEATIAELERQTRAMALALNVGGLMNVQYAIKNGDIYVLEVNPRASRTVPFVAKVIGVPIAKIAARTMAGEKLKSFGLKRPKFAHVGVKEAVFPFARFPGVDTVLGPEMRSTGEVMGLDHDYAIAFAKSQIGSGTKVPRAGTVFVSVKDGDKPRILPAAKMLHEAGFRIIATSGTQRYLAENGIPATKINKVLEGRPHIVDAIKNGEVQLVYNTTEGVQALSDSRSLRRAALLHKVPYYTTLSGAVAAAEGIRAYIAGDLEVRALQSYFGTS, encoded by the coding sequence ATGCCCAAACGGACTGACATCTCCACGATTCTCATCATCGGCGCGGGGCCGATCGTCATCGGCCAGGCCTGCGAGTTCGATTATTCCGGAACGCAGGCGGTCAAGGCGCTCAAGGAGGAGGGGTACCGGGTCGTCCTGGTCAACTCCAATCCCGCCACCATCATGACCGATCCCGATCTGGCCGATGCCACCTACATCGAGCCGATCACGCCCGAGATCGTCGCCAAGATCATCGAGAAGGAACGCTACGCCGTTCCCGGCGGCTTTGCCCTTCTGCCGACCATGGGCGGACAGACTGCGCTCAACTGCGCGCTGTCGCTCGAGAAGATGGGCATACTCGACAAGTATGACGTCGAGATGATCGGCGCCAAGGCGCACGCCATCGACAAGGCCGAAGATCGCCAGCTGTTCCGCGAGGCGATGAACAAGATCGGCCTTGAGACGCCGCGCTCGCGCCTCGCCAACGCCTCCGACCTCAAGAAGGCCGACCGCGCCGCCTACAAGGCCGAGGTCGCCCGCATCACCGCGCAGCCCATCGCCGAGGCCGACAAGGCCGAACAGCTCAAGGCGTTCGAAAAGACGTGGCTGAAGGGCGAGATCGATCGCCGCAAGCGCTATCAGGACAAGGCGCTGATCGAGGCCTTGGAGGCGCTCGATTATGTCGGCCTGCCCGCCATCATCCGGCCGTCCTTCACGCTCGGCGGCACCGGCGGCGGCATCGCCTACAACAAGGCGGAGTTCCTGGAGATCATCGAGCGCGGTCTCGACGCCTCGCCCACCAACGAAGTGCTGATCGAAGAATCGGTGCTGGGGTGGAAGGAGTTCGAGATGGAGGTGGTCCGCGACACCGCGGACAACTGCATCATCATCTGCTCGATCGAGAACGTCGATCCGATGGGCGTGCACACCGGCGATTCGATCACCATCGCGCCGGCGCTGACGCTGACGGACAAAGAATACCAGATCATGCGCGACGCCTCGATCGCGGTGCTGCGCGAGATCGGGGTCGAGACCGGCGGCTCCAACGTGCAGTTCGCCGTCAATCCCAACGACGGCCGCCTCGTCATCATCGAGATGAACCCGCGGGTGTCGCGCTCCTCGGCGTTGGCCTCGAAGGCGACCGGCTTCCCGATCGCCAAGGTCGCCGCGAAACTCGCGGTCGGCTACACGCTGGACGAGATCGCCAACGACATCACCGGCGGCGCGACGCCGGCCTCGTTCGAGCCGACCATCGACTACATTGTCACCAAGATTCCGCGCTTCGCCTTCGAGAAATTCCCCGGCGCCGACTCCAACCTCACCACCTCGATGAAGTCGGTGGGCGAGGTGATGGCGATCGGCCGCTCGTTCGAGGAAAGCCTGCAAAAGGCGCTGCGCTCGCTGGAATCCGGCCTCACTGGCCTGGATGAAATCGAGATCGAGGGCCTCGGCCAGGGCGACGACAAGAACGCGGTGCGCGCCGCGCTCGGCACGCCGACGCCGAGCCGGCTGTTGCAGGTCGCCCAGGCGATGCGGCTCGGCTGGAGCGACGAGCAGATCTTCGACAGCTGCAAGATCGATCCGTGGTTCCTTGAGCGCATCCGCGCCATCGTCGACATGGAGGCACAGATCCGCAGGAAGGGCCTGCCGGCCACCGCAACCTCGATGCGGCGGCTGAAGAGCATGGGCTTTTCCGACGCGCGGCTCGCCAAGCTCACCGGCAAGGGCGAAACCGACGTGCGCGCGGCCCGCCACGCGCTCGGCGTACGCCCGGTCTACAAGCGCATCGACACCTGCGCGGCGGAGTTCGCATCCCCAACCGCCTACATGTACTCGACCTACGAGCCGCCGTTCGCCGGCGTCCCGGCCGACGAGGCGCAGCCGTCCGACCGCACCAAGGTCGCGATCCTCGGCGGCGGCCCGAACCGAATCGGCCAGGGCATCGAGTTCGATTACTGCTGCTGTCATGCCTCGTTTGCCCTGCGCGATGCCGGCTACGAGACCATCATGATCAACTGCAACCCGGAGACGGTGTCGACCGACTACGACACCTCGGACCGGCTCTATTTCGAGCCGCTCACCACCGAGGACGTCACCGAGATTCTGGCGCGCGAGCAGACCAACGGCCGGCTCCATGGCGCCATCGTGCAGTTCGGCGGCCAGACACCGCTCAAGCTCGCCGAGTCGTTGGAGCAGGCGAATATTCCGATCCTGGGCACCTCGCCCGACGCCATCGACCTCGCCGAGGACCGCGACCGCTTCAAGCACCTGCTCGACGAGCTCGGCCTCAAGCAGCCGCAGAACGCCATCGCGGTAAGCCCGGAGGACGCCCGCGCCAAGGCCGCCGGCATGGGCTATCCCATCGTCATCCGCCCCTCCTACGTGCTGGGCGGGCGGGCGATGGAGATCGTGTTCGATCCCGCCCACCTCGGCCGCTACCTTGAGCGGCTGACGCGCGACCTCGCCCGTCCCGGCGAATTGGTGGTGTCGGACAAGCGGCCGCTGCTGCTCGACCGCTACCTCGCCGACGCCATCGAGGTCGACGTCGACTGCCTGTGCGACGGCACCGACACCTTCGTCGCCGGCGTGATGGAGCACATCGAGGAGGCCGGCATCCATTCGGGCGATTCGGCCTGCTCGCTGCCGCCGCACTCGCTGAGCGAGGCGACCATCGCCGAGCTGGAGCGCCAGACCCGCGCCATGGCGCTGGCGCTGAACGTCGGCGGCCTGATGAACGTGCAGTACGCCATCAAGAACGGCGACATCTACGTGCTGGAGGTCAATCCGCGCGCCTCCCGCACCGTGCCGTTCGTCGCCAAGGTGATCGGCGTGCCGATCGCCAAGATCGCGGCGCGCACCATGGCCGGGGAGAAGCTCAAGAGCTTCGGCCTCAAGCGGCCGAAGTTCGCCCATGTCGGCGTCAAGGAGGCGGTGTTCCCGTTCGCGCGCTTCCCCGGCGTCGACACCGTGCTCGGCCCGGAGATGCGCTCGACCGGCGAGGTGATGGGCCTCGACCACGACTATGCTATCGCGTTCGCCAAGTCGCAGATCGGCTCCGGCACCAAGGTGCCGCGCGCCGGCACCGTGTTCGTCTCGGTCAAGGACGGCGACAAGCCGCGCATCCTGCCGGCGGCGAAGATGCTGCACGAGGCCGGGTTCAGGATCATCGCCACCTCGGGCACCCAGCGCTACCTTGCCGAGAACGGCATCCCGGCGACCAAGATCAACAAGGTGCTGGAAGGCCGGCCGCACATCGTCGACGCCATCAAGAACGGCGAGGTGCAGCTGGTCTACAACACCACCGAGGGCGTCCAGGCGCTGTCGGACAGCCGGTCGCTGCGCCGCGCCGCCCTCTTGCACAAGGTGCCCTATTACACCACTCTCTCCGGCGCTGTTGCCGCGGCCGAAGGGATCCGGGCCTATATCGCCGGCGATCTCGAAGTCCGCGCATTGCAGTCCTACTTCGGTACCAGCTGA
- a CDS encoding GtrA family protein: MLGRLLRQFIAFAGVGVVASIAHYAVLAVLVEGAAVRASLAALAGFTVGGIVSYLLNRRYTFDSARSHGAAVPRFALVAAGAFVLTGLLMEAFTAHFGLHWLVAQVITTLIVLIWTFVGNRFWTFRDAI; the protein is encoded by the coding sequence ATGCTGGGACGGCTCCTTCGTCAGTTCATCGCCTTCGCCGGGGTCGGCGTGGTCGCCTCCATCGCCCATTATGCCGTGCTGGCGGTTCTGGTGGAGGGGGCGGCGGTAAGGGCAAGCCTGGCGGCGCTGGCCGGGTTCACGGTCGGCGGCATCGTGTCCTACCTGCTCAACCGCCGCTACACCTTCGACAGCGCCCGCAGCCATGGCGCGGCGGTGCCGCGCTTCGCGCTGGTCGCGGCCGGGGCGTTTGTGCTGACCGGCCTGTTGATGGAGGCGTTTACCGCCCACTTCGGCCTGCATTGGCTGGTGGCGCAGGTGATCACCACCCTGATCGTCTTGATCTGGACGTTTGTCGGCAACCGGTTCTGGACCTTTCGCGACGCAATATGA
- a CDS encoding class I SAM-dependent methyltransferase — MRWVDYWNAANPIFVSSRHLAVHYRRLADDIRTLLPAPPGRVLDFGCGEALDAPRVAAGCARLYLYDAAASVRSRLAARTRGVANIAVLTPAEVAALPQGALDLVIANSVAQYMTQAEFEGCLAAWQRQLAPGGRLVVADVLPPEDRAATDAVALLRFAAREGFFVAAVIGLARTLFSNYPKLRRTLGLARYSDAQMQEMLRSAGFIPERIANLGHNPARMAFAAVRA; from the coding sequence ATGCGCTGGGTCGATTACTGGAACGCGGCAAACCCGATTTTTGTCAGCTCGCGGCACCTTGCGGTGCATTACCGCCGGCTCGCCGACGATATCCGGACGCTGCTGCCGGCCCCGCCCGGCCGCGTGCTCGATTTTGGCTGCGGCGAGGCGCTGGACGCGCCGCGCGTCGCTGCCGGCTGCGCCCGGCTCTATCTCTATGATGCCGCCGCCTCGGTGCGCAGCCGCCTCGCCGCCCGCACCCGCGGCGTCGCGAACATCGCCGTTCTGACGCCCGCCGAGGTCGCGGCGTTGCCGCAGGGCGCGCTCGACCTCGTCATCGCCAATTCGGTGGCGCAGTACATGACGCAGGCGGAGTTCGAGGGCTGCCTCGCGGCGTGGCAGCGGCAGTTGGCGCCGGGCGGCCGGCTGGTGGTGGCGGACGTGTTGCCGCCGGAGGACCGGGCCGCGACCGACGCCGTGGCGCTGCTGCGTTTTGCCGCACGGGAGGGCTTCTTCGTCGCCGCCGTCATCGGCCTCGCCCGCACGCTGTTCTCGAACTACCCCAAGCTGCGGCGCACGCTCGGCCTCGCCCGTTATTCGGACGCACAGATGCAGGAGATGCTGCGGTCGGCCGGCTTCATCCCCGAGCGCATCGCCAATCTCGGCCACAACCCGGCGCGGATGGCATTCGCGGCGGTGCGGGCGTAG
- a CDS encoding aldehyde dehydrogenase family protein — protein sequence MLHKNFIAGDWVEGIAVNRNVNPSNLDDVVGEYARASAAQANAAIDAAFAALAGWRNVTIEQRSDMLDRIGSEILARKDELGRLLSREEGKPLADGIGEAVRAGRVFKFFAGEALRPGGDRIPSVRAGVDVEITREPEGVVGLITPWNFPIAIPAWKIAPALAFGNTVVLKPADLVPGSAWALAEIISRAGVPAGVFNLVMGSGREVGDAIVQSPKVRAVSFTGSVEVGRNIAIDCVSRGKKVQLEMGGKNPLIVLDDADFDQAVAVALNGAFFQCGQRCTASSRLIVTDGIHDRFVAALAEKAAALKVGDALSPGTELGPVVSQSQLDQDLGYVEIARSEGGRVVTGGERLNRETAGYYMSPALITETDNAMRINREEVFGPVASVIRVRDYEAAVEVANDTAFGLSSGICTTSLKYASDFKKRSAAGMVLVNLPTAGIDYHAPFGGRKGSSYGPREQGAYAREFYTAVKVAYTLA from the coding sequence ATGCTGCACAAGAACTTCATCGCCGGCGACTGGGTCGAGGGCATCGCCGTCAACCGCAACGTCAACCCGTCCAACCTCGACGACGTGGTGGGCGAGTACGCCCGCGCCAGCGCCGCCCAGGCCAACGCCGCCATCGATGCCGCGTTCGCGGCGCTGGCAGGCTGGCGCAACGTCACCATCGAGCAGCGCAGCGACATGCTCGACCGCATCGGCAGCGAGATTTTGGCGCGCAAGGACGAACTCGGCCGGCTGCTGTCGCGGGAGGAGGGCAAGCCGCTGGCCGACGGCATCGGCGAGGCGGTGCGTGCCGGCCGGGTGTTCAAGTTCTTCGCCGGCGAGGCGCTGCGCCCCGGCGGCGATCGCATCCCCTCGGTGCGGGCCGGCGTCGACGTCGAGATCACCCGCGAGCCGGAAGGCGTGGTCGGGCTGATCACGCCGTGGAATTTCCCCATTGCCATTCCGGCCTGGAAGATCGCGCCGGCGCTGGCGTTCGGCAACACCGTGGTGCTGAAGCCGGCCGATCTGGTGCCGGGCTCGGCCTGGGCGCTGGCCGAGATCATTTCGCGGGCCGGAGTGCCGGCCGGGGTGTTCAACCTGGTGATGGGGTCGGGCCGCGAGGTCGGCGATGCCATCGTGCAGTCGCCCAAGGTCCGGGCGGTGAGCTTCACCGGCTCGGTCGAGGTCGGCCGCAACATCGCCATCGACTGCGTCAGCCGCGGCAAGAAGGTGCAGCTCGAGATGGGCGGCAAGAACCCCTTGATCGTGCTCGACGACGCCGATTTCGACCAGGCGGTGGCGGTGGCGCTCAACGGCGCGTTCTTCCAGTGCGGCCAGCGCTGCACCGCCTCCTCGCGCCTGATCGTCACCGACGGCATTCACGACCGCTTCGTCGCCGCCTTGGCCGAGAAGGCCGCGGCGCTGAAGGTGGGCGATGCGCTTAGCCCCGGCACCGAGCTCGGCCCGGTGGTGTCGCAATCCCAGCTCGACCAGGATCTCGGCTATGTCGAGATTGCGCGGAGCGAGGGCGGCCGGGTGGTCACCGGCGGCGAGCGCCTCAACCGCGAGACGGCGGGCTACTACATGTCGCCCGCCTTGATCACTGAGACCGACAACGCCATGCGCATCAACCGCGAGGAGGTGTTCGGGCCGGTGGCGTCGGTGATCCGCGTCAGGGATTACGAGGCGGCGGTCGAGGTCGCCAACGATACCGCGTTCGGGCTGTCGTCGGGCATCTGCACCACCTCGCTGAAATACGCCTCCGACTTCAAGAAGCGCTCGGCGGCGGGCATGGTGCTGGTCAATCTGCCGACCGCCGGCATCGACTATCACGCCCCGTTCGGCGGCCGGAAGGGCTCGTCCTACGGCCCGCGCGAGCAGGGCGCCTATGCGCGGGAGTTCTACACCGCGGTGAAGGTGGCCTATACCCTAGCGTAA
- a CDS encoding acyltransferase family protein — MQTFYGIQALRAVAALGVVVFHAAPRGQASFALGMAGVDIFFVISGFIMWTITRRGTTPAAFMVDRVYRIVPLYWLATLVLALGTLLSLFPRMHVSASALVTSLFFIPHLSESVPGEIYPILAQGWTLNYEMFFYLIFAGFLLFSRTVQGIGLIGVLSSLVVLGVALSPDNDQFRFWTNSIVLEFAYGVAIGWCVSAGCLRGRALGLALIAGAVAGFAAVGVLGWSAPRALVFGLPSLLLVAGVVALELGGATLAFRPLTVIGDASYSIYLFHTFAISVAFKLFGGLSGAAAIAFAIAASIAAGVAVHLAVERPLARLKPRKARAPAAGATPPQPVGAERS; from the coding sequence ATGCAGACATTCTACGGAATCCAGGCGCTGCGGGCGGTGGCCGCGCTCGGCGTGGTGGTGTTTCACGCCGCGCCGCGCGGCCAAGCCTCGTTCGCGCTCGGCATGGCCGGCGTCGACATCTTCTTCGTCATCAGCGGCTTCATCATGTGGACGATCACCCGCCGCGGCACCACGCCGGCGGCGTTCATGGTCGACCGCGTCTACCGTATCGTGCCGCTGTACTGGCTGGCGACCCTGGTGCTGGCGCTGGGCACGCTGTTGAGCCTGTTCCCGCGGATGCACGTCTCGGCATCCGCCCTGGTAACGTCGCTGTTCTTCATTCCGCACCTGTCCGAGAGCGTCCCCGGCGAGATCTATCCCATCCTGGCCCAAGGCTGGACGCTGAATTACGAGATGTTCTTCTATCTCATCTTCGCCGGCTTCCTGTTGTTCAGCCGTACGGTACAGGGCATCGGCCTCATCGGCGTGCTGTCGAGCCTGGTGGTGCTGGGCGTGGCGCTGTCGCCTGACAATGACCAGTTCCGGTTCTGGACCAACTCGATCGTCCTGGAGTTCGCCTACGGCGTGGCGATCGGCTGGTGCGTGTCGGCCGGCTGTCTGCGCGGCCGCGCGCTCGGCCTCGCCCTCATTGCCGGCGCGGTGGCCGGCTTTGCCGCCGTTGGCGTGCTGGGCTGGTCGGCGCCGCGCGCGCTGGTGTTCGGCCTGCCATCGCTGCTGCTCGTGGCCGGCGTCGTTGCCCTGGAACTCGGCGGCGCCACCCTGGCGTTTCGCCCGCTCACCGTCATCGGCGACGCTTCCTACTCGATCTACCTGTTCCACACCTTCGCCATCTCGGTCGCCTTCAAGCTGTTCGGCGGGCTATCCGGCGCCGCCGCCATCGCCTTCGCCATTGCCGCCTCCATCGCCGCCGGCGTTGCCGTGCACCTCGCGGTCGAGCGGCCGCTGGCGAGGCTGAAGCCGCGCAAGGCGCGGGCGCCCGCCGCCGGCGCAACGCCGCCGCAGCCAGTCGGCGCCGAGCGGTCGTAA
- a CDS encoding lytic murein transglycosylase yields MHTLLASLLILLALAAPAHAAPCGGDFNAFLATIGREAEAQGVSRRVVDAAFAGVAEDAAVLAFDRRQRGTFQKSFEQYAATRVSAGRVSRGKQLLQRHAALLGRIERQYGVPPELLVAIWGLESDFGSGDMGSRPVVRTLATLAHDCRRTELFQRELIAALKIVQRGDLPLRDMVGAFAGELGQTQFLPSSYLKYGVDYDGNGHVDLRHSVPDVLASTANLLRTNGWQAGAPFTEGTANFEVMREWNRAVVYRKTMALFAARLAAR; encoded by the coding sequence ATGCACACGCTCCTCGCCAGCCTGTTGATCCTTCTCGCCCTCGCCGCTCCCGCGCACGCCGCGCCGTGCGGCGGCGATTTCAACGCCTTCCTTGCCACCATCGGCCGCGAGGCCGAGGCGCAGGGCGTGTCGCGCCGGGTGGTCGACGCCGCCTTCGCCGGCGTGGCCGAGGACGCCGCGGTGCTGGCGTTCGACCGTCGCCAGCGCGGCACCTTCCAGAAGAGCTTCGAGCAGTACGCCGCCACTCGCGTCTCGGCCGGCCGCGTCAGCCGCGGCAAGCAGCTGCTGCAGCGCCACGCCGCCCTGCTCGGCCGCATCGAGCGGCAGTACGGCGTGCCGCCGGAGCTGCTGGTGGCGATCTGGGGGCTGGAGAGCGACTTCGGCAGCGGCGACATGGGCAGCCGGCCGGTGGTCCGCACCCTGGCCACCCTGGCGCATGACTGCCGGCGCACCGAGCTGTTCCAGCGAGAGCTGATCGCCGCGCTGAAGATCGTCCAGCGCGGCGACCTGCCGTTGCGCGACATGGTCGGCGCCTTTGCCGGGGAACTGGGGCAGACCCAGTTCCTGCCGTCGTCCTACCTCAAGTACGGCGTCGACTACGACGGCAACGGCCACGTCGATCTGCGCCACAGCGTGCCGGACGTGCTGGCCTCCACCGCCAACCTGCTGCGAACCAATGGCTGGCAGGCCGGCGCGCCGTTCACCGAGGGCACCGCCAATTTCGAGGTGATGCGGGAGTGGAACCGCGCGGTGGTCTACCGCAAGACCATGGCGCTGTTCGCCGCGCGACTGGCGGCGCGGTGA
- a CDS encoding cupin domain-containing protein, whose product MPPNNLFAALPPAGPDEAVETLLARGAVRIERIVSTGQASPPGFWYDQDEDEFVVLLAGAATLSFDDGRELALRPGDVVDIPAHCRHRVDSTQADPPTIWLAIFHR is encoded by the coding sequence ATGCCCCCCAACAACCTCTTTGCCGCCCTGCCCCCCGCCGGGCCGGACGAGGCGGTCGAGACGCTGCTCGCGCGCGGGGCAGTGCGCATCGAGCGCATTGTGTCGACCGGCCAGGCCAGCCCGCCGGGGTTCTGGTACGACCAGGACGAGGACGAGTTCGTGGTGCTGCTGGCCGGGGCGGCCACGCTCAGCTTCGATGATGGCCGCGAGCTGGCGCTGCGGCCGGGCGACGTCGTCGACATCCCGGCGCACTGCCGCCACCGCGTAGACTCCACGCAAGCCGATCCGCCCACCATCTGGCTGGCGATCTTCCACCGCTGA